From Streptomyces chrestomyceticus JCM 4735, one genomic window encodes:
- a CDS encoding decaprenyl-phosphate phosphoribosyltransferase — MTERSAAFLEEPPPDPGPPTSAQPGPHPRALTLPLGLLRTARPRQWVKNVLVAAAPAAAGDLFLHRTLLQLPLLFLLFTAAASAVYLVNDARDATADRAHPDKCRRPVAAGEVPVPVAYAAGALLAVLTPVAAAVLCNPATAALLAAYLLMQLAYCVSLKHVLVIDLAVVTTGFLLRAMTGGPALGIPLSRWFLITAGFGALFMVAAKRYSEAVRAARDERADRGATRPLLREYSDGYLRFVWQLAAGGAVLAYCLWALESGGAPAGVLPWRQLSMVPFILAVLRYAVFADRGTAGTPEDVVLRDRPLAVIGLAWTGLYAMAVADV, encoded by the coding sequence GTGACCGAACGTTCCGCCGCCTTCCTGGAAGAACCACCGCCCGACCCCGGACCGCCCACCTCCGCGCAACCCGGCCCCCACCCCCGCGCCCTGACCCTCCCCCTGGGCCTGCTCCGCACCGCCCGCCCACGCCAATGGGTCAAGAACGTCCTGGTGGCCGCCGCCCCGGCCGCCGCCGGAGACCTCTTCCTCCACCGGACCCTCCTGCAACTCCCGCTCCTCTTCCTCCTCTTCACCGCCGCCGCGTCCGCCGTCTACCTCGTCAACGACGCACGCGACGCCACGGCCGACCGCGCCCACCCCGACAAGTGCCGCCGCCCGGTCGCCGCGGGCGAGGTGCCCGTACCCGTCGCCTACGCGGCCGGCGCCCTGCTCGCCGTCCTCACCCCCGTAGCCGCCGCCGTCCTGTGCAACCCCGCCACCGCCGCCCTGCTCGCGGCCTACCTCCTCATGCAGCTCGCCTACTGCGTCAGCCTGAAGCACGTCCTGGTCATCGACCTCGCCGTGGTCACCACCGGCTTCCTGCTGCGCGCCATGACCGGCGGCCCCGCGCTCGGCATCCCGCTGTCCCGCTGGTTCCTGATCACCGCGGGCTTCGGCGCGCTGTTCATGGTCGCCGCCAAGCGCTACTCCGAAGCGGTCCGGGCGGCGCGGGACGAGCGGGCGGACCGGGGCGCGACCCGGCCCCTGCTGCGCGAGTACAGCGACGGCTACCTGCGCTTCGTGTGGCAGCTCGCGGCGGGCGGCGCCGTCCTCGCGTACTGCCTGTGGGCGCTGGAGAGCGGCGGCGCGCCCGCGGGCGTCCTGCCGTGGCGCCAGCTCTCCATGGTCCCGTTCATCCTCGCCGTGCTGCGTTACGCGGTCTTCGCCGACCGGGGCACCGCGGGCACCCCGGAGGACGTCGTCCTGCGGGACCGCCCGCTGGCCGTCATCGGGCTGGCCTGGACCGGCCTGTACGCGATGGCCGTCGCGGACGTGTGA
- a CDS encoding FAD-binding oxidoreductase, with amino-acid sequence MSSPAGPAGPRTTPVTRSVTGWGRTAPTTARLVRPVSYDEAAAAVRACGARGGIARGLGRAYGDAAQNAGGAVWDMTGLDRVRAVDTEAGTVVCDAGVSLHRLMEVLLPRGWFVPVSPGTRYVTVGGAVGADIHGKNHHVAGSFTQHVRSFDLLTADGAVRTVRPGTALFDATAGGLGLTGVILAATIALVPVRTSLMTVDTERAADLDDLLARLSATDHRYRYSVAWIDLLARGAATGRAVLTRGDHAPLDALPARARRAPLAFRPGRLPPAPRGLPDGLLGRRSVGLFNAFWYRRAPRRRTGELQKLSTFFHPLDGVPHWNRVYGRGGFVQYQFVVGLGEERTLRRIVERIAARRCPSFLAVLKRFGAGGPGWLSFPSEGWTLALDIPAGLPGLGPFLDGLDEAVAEAGGRVYLAKDARLRPELVDVMYPRADAFRALRAHTDPRGVFTSDLSRRLAL; translated from the coding sequence ATGTCGTCGCCCGCCGGCCCGGCCGGCCCCCGCACCACCCCCGTCACCAGGTCCGTCACCGGCTGGGGCCGTACCGCCCCCACCACCGCACGGCTGGTCCGCCCGGTTTCGTACGACGAGGCCGCGGCGGCGGTACGGGCGTGCGGGGCGCGCGGCGGCATCGCCCGGGGGCTCGGGCGCGCGTACGGGGACGCGGCGCAGAACGCGGGCGGCGCCGTCTGGGACATGACCGGACTGGACCGCGTCCGGGCCGTCGACACCGAGGCGGGCACGGTGGTGTGCGACGCGGGGGTGAGCCTGCACCGGCTGATGGAGGTGCTGCTGCCGCGGGGCTGGTTCGTGCCGGTGTCGCCCGGCACCCGGTACGTGACGGTCGGCGGCGCCGTCGGCGCGGACATCCACGGCAAGAACCACCACGTCGCGGGCTCCTTCACCCAGCACGTACGGTCCTTCGACCTCCTCACCGCGGACGGCGCGGTACGCACCGTCCGGCCGGGCACCGCCCTCTTCGACGCGACCGCCGGCGGCCTGGGCCTGACCGGGGTGATCCTCGCCGCGACGATCGCCCTGGTGCCCGTACGGACGTCGCTGATGACGGTGGACACCGAACGCGCGGCGGACCTGGACGACCTGCTGGCGCGGCTGTCCGCCACCGATCACCGCTACCGCTACTCCGTCGCCTGGATCGACCTCCTCGCGCGCGGCGCGGCGACCGGCCGCGCGGTGCTGACCCGCGGCGACCACGCCCCGCTGGACGCCCTGCCGGCGCGGGCCCGCCGCGCGCCGCTCGCCTTCCGTCCCGGGCGGTTGCCGCCCGCGCCGCGCGGCCTGCCGGACGGGCTGCTCGGTCGGCGGTCCGTCGGGCTGTTCAACGCCTTCTGGTACCGCAGGGCGCCCCGGCGCCGGACCGGTGAGCTGCAGAAACTCTCCACGTTCTTCCATCCGCTGGACGGAGTGCCGCACTGGAACCGGGTGTACGGGCGCGGCGGCTTCGTGCAGTACCAGTTCGTGGTCGGACTCGGGGAGGAACGGACGCTGCGCCGCATCGTGGAGCGGATCGCGGCGCGGAGGTGTCCGTCGTTCCTGGCGGTGCTCAAACGCTTCGGCGCGGGCGGTCCCGGGTGGCTGTCCTTCCCGTCCGAGGGCTGGACGCTGGCCCTGGACATCCCGGCCGGACTGCCCGGCCTCGGCCCGTTCCTCGACGGGCTGGACGAGGCGGTGGCGGAGGCGGGCGGCCGGGTCTACCTGGCCAAGGACGCCCGGCTGCGGCCCGAGCTGGTCGACGTCATGTACCCCCGGGCCGACGCGTTCCGCGCGCTCCGCGCGCACACCGACCCGCGCGGCGTCTTCACCTCGGACCTCTCGCGCCGCCTCGCGCTGTGA
- a CDS encoding cytochrome P450 family protein produces the protein MTEADAPSSGTASSSGTAPGSAPNTPPPSPSAPYPLDPTGAGLRETARELQARGPAVPVVLPGGVLGHAVTRHHALRDFLVHPEVAKNACHFAALREGRIPPGWQLTTFATVDGMTTADGADHRRLREPVVKALSPRRVAALRPRVERLTAELLDGLPALAAQGGGTVDLRQGFAYPLPMRVISELIGVDEEFRDRLHELSGLVVNTAIDPETVLAANRELVAVLAQVVAARRAAPGDDLTSALIAACDAAEARLSERELIGTLLLTIAAGHQTTLDLIVNAVRALCADRGQLELVRSGRADWADVVEETLRHDSPVANFPFRYPTRDLDIGGTVVPQGSPVLAAYGAAGLDPEVYGPDADRFDVTRRPAARHLAFGHGAHVCPGAPLARLEAGIALRALFDRFPDLALAVPEADLAPLPTFVGNSVTEFPVRLGRDAGPGGKPGDGQEGSATSPGAG, from the coding sequence ATGACCGAAGCCGATGCCCCTTCGTCCGGTACGGCATCTTCGTCCGGTACGGCGCCCGGATCAGCCCCGAACACTCCGCCGCCCTCCCCCTCCGCTCCCTACCCCCTCGACCCCACCGGTGCCGGTCTGCGCGAGACCGCCCGGGAGCTCCAGGCCCGCGGCCCCGCCGTGCCGGTGGTGCTCCCCGGCGGCGTCCTCGGCCATGCCGTGACCCGCCACCACGCCCTGCGCGACTTCCTCGTCCACCCGGAAGTGGCCAAGAACGCCTGCCACTTCGCCGCGCTGCGCGAGGGCCGTATCCCGCCCGGCTGGCAGCTCACCACCTTCGCGACCGTGGACGGGATGACCACGGCCGACGGCGCGGACCACCGGCGGCTGCGGGAGCCGGTCGTCAAGGCGCTGTCGCCCCGGCGGGTGGCGGCGCTGCGGCCCCGGGTGGAGCGGCTGACCGCCGAGCTGCTCGACGGCCTGCCCGCCCTGGCGGCACAGGGCGGCGGGACGGTCGACCTCCGGCAGGGCTTCGCCTATCCGCTGCCCATGCGGGTGATCTCGGAACTCATCGGTGTGGACGAGGAGTTCCGGGACCGGCTGCACGAGCTGTCGGGCCTGGTCGTGAACACCGCCATCGACCCGGAGACGGTGCTGGCGGCCAACCGGGAGCTGGTCGCGGTCCTCGCCCAGGTGGTGGCGGCCCGCCGCGCGGCGCCGGGCGACGACCTGACCAGCGCGCTGATCGCGGCGTGCGACGCGGCGGAGGCCCGGCTGAGCGAACGGGAGCTGATCGGCACCCTGCTGCTGACCATCGCCGCCGGGCACCAGACCACCCTCGACCTGATCGTCAACGCCGTACGGGCCCTGTGCGCCGACCGCGGGCAACTGGAGCTGGTCCGCTCCGGGCGGGCGGACTGGGCGGACGTGGTCGAGGAGACGCTGCGCCACGACAGTCCGGTGGCCAATTTCCCGTTCCGCTATCCGACCCGGGACCTGGACATCGGCGGCACGGTCGTCCCGCAGGGGTCGCCGGTGCTCGCCGCGTACGGGGCGGCCGGGCTCGACCCGGAGGTGTACGGGCCGGACGCGGACCGCTTCGACGTGACGCGGCGGCCCGCCGCCCGGCACCTGGCGTTCGGGCACGGGGCGCACGTCTGTCCGGGCGCGCCGCTGGCCCGCCTGGAGGCCGGCATCGCGCTGCGGGCGCTGTTCGACCGGTTCCCCGACCTGGCCCTGGCCGTGCCGGAGGCGGACCTGGCGCCGCTGCCCACCTTCGTGGGCAACAGCGTCACGGAGTTTCCGGTACGGCTGGGCCGGGACGCGGGGCCGGGCGGGAAGCCCGGGGACGGTCAGGAGGGGTCGGCCACCAGCCCGGGCGCCGGGTAG
- the trpS gene encoding tryptophan--tRNA ligase, translated as MALDRPRVLSGIQPTAGSFHLGNYLGAVRQWVALQESHDAFYMVVDLHAITVPQDPTALRANTRLAAAQLLAAGLDPERCTLFIQSHVPEHAQLAWVMNCLTGFGEASRMTQFKDKSAKQGADRTSVGLFTYPILQIADILLYQAHQVPVGEDQRQHIELTRDLAERFNGRYGDTFTVPAPYILKETGKVYDLQDPTVKMSKSASSAKGIINLLDEPKTSAKKIKSAVTDTDTVIRYDAEAKPGVSNLLTIYSTLTGESITDLEKKYEGKMYGALKTDLAEIMVDFVTPFRDRTQEYLDDPETLDSVLAKGAEKARAVAAETLASTYERIGFLPAKH; from the coding sequence ATGGCTCTCGATCGTCCGCGTGTACTCTCCGGGATTCAGCCCACGGCGGGCTCCTTCCACCTCGGCAACTACCTCGGCGCCGTCCGCCAGTGGGTGGCCCTGCAGGAGTCCCACGACGCCTTCTACATGGTGGTGGACCTGCACGCGATCACCGTGCCGCAGGACCCGACGGCGCTCCGCGCGAACACCCGGCTCGCCGCCGCGCAACTGCTGGCCGCCGGTCTCGACCCGGAGCGCTGCACCCTCTTCATCCAGAGCCACGTCCCCGAGCACGCCCAGCTCGCCTGGGTCATGAACTGCCTGACCGGCTTCGGCGAGGCCAGCCGGATGACGCAGTTCAAGGACAAGTCGGCCAAGCAGGGTGCCGACCGCACCAGCGTCGGCCTGTTCACGTACCCGATCCTGCAGATCGCCGACATCCTGCTCTACCAGGCCCACCAGGTCCCGGTGGGCGAGGACCAGCGCCAGCACATCGAGCTGACCCGTGACCTCGCCGAGCGGTTCAACGGCCGCTACGGCGACACCTTCACCGTCCCGGCGCCGTACATCCTGAAGGAGACCGGCAAGGTCTACGACCTCCAGGACCCGACGGTCAAGATGAGCAAGTCGGCGTCGTCGGCCAAGGGCATCATCAACCTGCTGGACGAGCCCAAGACCTCCGCCAAGAAGATCAAGAGCGCGGTCACCGACACCGACACGGTGATCCGCTACGACGCCGAGGCGAAGCCGGGCGTCTCCAACCTGCTGACGATCTACTCCACCCTCACCGGCGAGTCGATCACGGACCTGGAGAAGAAGTACGAGGGCAAGATGTACGGCGCCCTCAAGACCGACCTCGCGGAGATCATGGTCGACTTCGTCACACCGTTCCGGGACCGTACGCAGGAATATCTCGACGACCCCGAGACGCTGGACTCGGTCCTGGCCAAGGGTGCCGAGAAGGCGCGCGCGGTGGCCGCCGAGACGCTGGCCTCGACGTACGAGCGGATCGGGTTCCTGCCCGCCAAGCACTGA
- a CDS encoding decaprenylphospho-beta-D-erythro-pentofuranosid-2-ulose 2-reductase has translation MKDAFGSPQSLLVLGGTSEIALATARRLVARRARTVWLAGRPSPALEEAAGRLRSLGAEVRTVAFDALDTGAHEEVLGKVFAEGDIDVVLLAFGVLGDQERAEAEPATAVRVAQTNYTGAVSAGLVCARSLRVQGHGSLVVLSSAAGQRARRSNFVYGSSKAGLDAFAQGLGDALYGTGVHVMVVRPGFVRTRMTAGLEPAPLATTPQAVAGAIEAGLRRRSEVVWVPEALRPVMGVLRHMPRALFRRLPV, from the coding sequence ATGAAGGACGCCTTCGGCTCCCCCCAGTCCCTCCTGGTCCTCGGCGGCACCTCCGAGATCGCCCTCGCCACGGCCCGCCGCCTGGTCGCCCGCCGCGCCCGTACGGTCTGGCTGGCGGGCCGCCCCTCCCCCGCGCTGGAGGAGGCGGCCGGGCGGCTGCGCTCGCTGGGCGCCGAGGTCCGTACGGTCGCGTTCGACGCGCTGGACACCGGCGCCCATGAGGAGGTGCTGGGCAAGGTCTTCGCCGAGGGTGACATCGACGTGGTGCTGCTGGCCTTCGGGGTGCTGGGCGATCAGGAGCGTGCGGAGGCCGAGCCGGCCACGGCGGTCCGGGTCGCGCAGACGAACTACACCGGCGCCGTCTCGGCGGGCCTGGTGTGTGCCCGGTCGCTGCGCGTCCAGGGGCACGGTTCGCTGGTCGTGCTGTCCTCGGCGGCGGGCCAGCGGGCGCGGCGCTCGAACTTCGTCTACGGCTCCAGCAAGGCCGGGCTGGACGCGTTCGCGCAGGGCCTGGGGGACGCGCTGTACGGGACGGGGGTGCACGTGATGGTGGTACGGCCCGGTTTCGTCCGGACGCGGATGACGGCCGGCCTGGAGCCCGCTCCCCTGGCCACGACGCCTCAGGCGGTCGCCGGGGCGATCGAGGCGGGGCTGCGGCGGCGGAGCGAGGTGGTGTGGGTGCCGGAGGCGCTGCGGCCGGTGATGGGCGTACTGCGGCATATGCCACGGGCACTGTTCCGGCGGTTGCCGGTGTGA
- a CDS encoding 2'-5' RNA ligase family protein, whose protein sequence is MGTVTLGVSIAVPEPYGSFLQEQRASFGDPHAHGIPTHITLLPPTEARREDLPAVEEHLAEVAAGFGPFRLRLEGTDSFRPLSPVVFVKLAEGEAECTALQERVRAASGPCARELQFPYHPHVTVAHGISEEAMDRAFVALKDFEAAWTIGGFALYEQGEDGVWRLEREYPFGAPASGVPRQADLSRPPTPTR, encoded by the coding sequence GTGGGGACCGTTACGCTCGGCGTTTCGATCGCGGTCCCGGAGCCGTACGGCAGCTTCCTCCAGGAGCAGCGCGCAAGCTTCGGGGACCCGCACGCACACGGCATCCCCACCCACATCACCCTCCTGCCGCCCACCGAGGCCCGCAGGGAGGACCTGCCCGCCGTCGAGGAGCACCTCGCCGAGGTCGCCGCGGGCTTCGGCCCCTTCCGGCTCCGGCTGGAGGGCACGGACAGCTTCCGGCCGCTGTCGCCGGTGGTGTTCGTCAAGCTGGCCGAGGGCGAGGCGGAGTGCACCGCGCTCCAGGAACGGGTACGCGCCGCGTCCGGCCCTTGCGCCCGCGAACTGCAGTTCCCCTATCACCCGCACGTGACCGTCGCGCACGGCATCTCCGAAGAGGCCATGGACCGGGCGTTCGTGGCGCTGAAGGACTTCGAAGCGGCCTGGACGATCGGCGGATTCGCCCTGTACGAGCAGGGGGAGGACGGTGTGTGGCGGCTGGAGCGGGAGTACCCGTTCGGCGCGCCCGCCTCCGGGGTACCGCGGCAGGCGGATCTTTCGCGGCCGCCCACGCCTACTCGGTAG